From Acidipropionibacterium acidipropionici, one genomic window encodes:
- the hisB gene encoding imidazoleglycerol-phosphate dehydratase HisB gives MSRTAHIVRRTSESQVDVAIDLDGTGESTISTGVGFYDHMLTALSRHSGIDMTITTTGDVEIDGHHSVEDTAIAIGQALRQALGDKAGITRFGDAVVPLDEALAQCVVDVAGRPYAVCSGEPDSQITARIGGSGVAYQGSMTYHVVESLATNAGLCVHLRLLAGRDPHHICEAQYKALARALRIAIAPDPRMVGRVPSTKGTLNA, from the coding sequence ATGAGCCGCACCGCGCATATTGTCCGCCGCACCTCCGAGTCGCAGGTCGACGTCGCCATCGACCTGGACGGCACCGGCGAGTCGACGATCTCCACCGGGGTCGGGTTCTACGACCACATGCTCACCGCGCTGTCGAGGCACTCGGGGATCGACATGACGATCACCACCACCGGTGACGTCGAGATCGACGGCCACCACAGCGTCGAGGACACCGCCATCGCGATCGGCCAGGCGCTCAGGCAGGCACTCGGCGACAAGGCCGGGATCACCCGCTTCGGCGACGCCGTGGTGCCCCTCGACGAGGCCCTGGCCCAGTGCGTCGTCGACGTCGCCGGGCGTCCCTACGCCGTGTGCAGCGGGGAGCCCGACTCCCAGATCACCGCCCGGATCGGCGGTTCCGGGGTGGCCTACCAGGGCTCGATGACGTACCACGTGGTGGAGTCCCTGGCCACCAACGCCGGCCTGTGCGTGCACCTGCGCCTGCTGGCGGGGCGCGACCCGCACCACATCTGCGAGGCCCAGTACAAGGCCCTGGCGAGGGCGCTGCGGATCGCGATCGCCCCTGACCCGAGGATGGTCGGCCGGGTGCCGAGCACGAAGGGGACACTCAATGCCTGA
- the hisH gene encoding imidazole glycerol phosphate synthase subunit HisH, which translates to MPEITRVGVIDHGSGNLHSACRALSEAGAEVVLSRDLDELARTDALVLPGVGALASCMAGLRAMGGDELVADQVDRGRPLLGICVGHQMLFEDGEERGEPVAGLGILPGTVTMLPADRLPHMGWNTVAPCEGTRLFRGIEEERFYFVHSYGVVDPGQHTGITTCTHEDAVFVAACELGAVCSTQFHPEKSGKAGQRLLRNWLDAVWDD; encoded by the coding sequence ATGCCTGAGATCACGCGGGTCGGCGTCATCGACCACGGTTCGGGGAACCTGCACTCGGCCTGCCGAGCGCTGAGCGAGGCCGGCGCCGAGGTGGTGCTGTCCCGCGATCTGGACGAGCTGGCCCGCACCGACGCCCTGGTGCTGCCGGGGGTCGGCGCGCTGGCCTCCTGCATGGCCGGGCTCCGCGCGATGGGGGGAGACGAGCTGGTAGCCGATCAGGTGGACCGGGGGCGGCCGCTGCTGGGGATCTGCGTGGGCCACCAGATGCTCTTCGAGGACGGGGAGGAGCGCGGCGAGCCGGTCGCGGGGCTGGGCATCCTGCCCGGAACCGTGACCATGCTGCCCGCCGACCGGTTGCCCCACATGGGCTGGAACACAGTTGCACCGTGCGAGGGCACCCGGCTGTTCCGCGGGATCGAGGAGGAGCGCTTCTACTTCGTCCACAGTTACGGGGTGGTCGATCCCGGCCAGCACACCGGCATCACCACCTGCACCCACGAGGACGCCGTCTTCGTGGCGGCCTGCGAGCTCGGCGCGGTGTGCTCCACCCAGTTCCACCCCGAGAAGTCCGGGAAGGCGGGCCAGAGGCTGCTGCGCAACTGGCTCGACGCCGTCTGGGACGACTGA